CGGTGGATGGCGGCGATAGTTCATGTTGGCGAGCAGTGATGATTCACGAATGGGCAGCGAGACCTCGTCGAGACTCACGGCTGAACGGTGACTCAGTCATGGTGCTTGCAACACTCGATGATGCTCACAATGCGGTTAGCGAGAGCTTTAGATAACCTacgaaaaaaatagaaattttgcaagTTGTGGAGAGGCGGCTGGTATGAGACAATCACCTATGAACCAGACCAATGGAAAGCTTCAAGGGTGCTCCTTGAATGTTAGGAATGCCGTaggtgttgggaaaatatgaatTCGAATtaggtagaacaatgaagttgAATCTTTAGAGCAATCAAGTTGGACTTTGAAgcatgatatcactttctttaatgatttatttgccccacaataTTGCTAATAGTCACCGGCAAatatcctccaggatacaacaaagtctaaaaaatgagaatagtagatagcaattctaatataTCTCCAATATCTCTctataaaataattgaaaagatggttgtagttttttttttttcagaaagaaggcTCGAAAAGATTAAAATGATCACACACACGTTCTTCCAAAAACtgacatgtatatatataaaacagtcTTAAAACATAGGTaactcttcatgaaaattgcaaaaatgaacaaatgtgTCCTTTCAAAAATTGCCCAAATGAACAAAGGTGTCCATtcggaagaagttgaaaaaacaaacaaatgcaACCCTTCGAGAAAAATTGCAAACTGAACAAATatcttttccaaaggttgtcttgaaaagacacaaacaaaaaattcggaataattaaataataataattttttaaaatattttccaaaaattctcaaaaacaaaaacaacctttgaattgattaaaatttaacataaccgtaagaaaaaaataataataaaatggttAGTACTAATTAAACTGCGGGCGCGCAAGCATGCAAAGTGTGCCAAAATCGcacacccgcacgcgggtatgatGAGGTCTAGCCCACACCCAATCATCTCTTTATATACACTAAAGAAACCTCACACTTATTAATTGGCTCACTTCCTCCCACTATTCCTATGTAGGACAAGGAAACATGCACTTGGtttgtttttacaaacaaacttctaACAGTAGGACACGAGAATGGCACAGTGATGGCTCCAACGTGGAGTTGGACTTGCGAACAGCAAAGTAGCGATACCTTCTTTTGCCTCTTTCGGCTTGAACTCCACAAGGCAAAGACCACTGCCTCAaagtctcctcctttctttatATTTGTGCATTGAGAAAGTGGATCCTTAAAATTCTGACTTCATCGATCAAGCTCTCATTTATACGTTGACTTATGAATTGCTCTAAGTTGGGTTGGATCTTTCAAGAGCAATACAAAACCTAGATGCGGCGACAATGACTGGGAGGCAATAGGGGATATCTCGTCGCACAATCGAGGATGCTTCTTAGACTCGACAGCAACTTCGTTGGAGAAGGTCGACGCAATAACAAGTGGCAGCCACGAGCACTCTCTCGTGTTCTCACGTGTATTTTCTTTAGTGCTCTGAGAATAAAATTGCCGACCCCCCTTTCTCTTAATTCTGTGGCCGTGTATGGAATTGCGTGGCCTCCCCCTCCCGATCGAAAGGGAGCGCCCCTTTTATATGCAAAGGAAAGGAGTCgaccaagaaaagaaacaaaatcacatATTGCATGGTCAAGACACGAtctctttttcaatttccttcCAACTTTGACCATGCAAAAATTGTAACCCATCCacatcttttctttcctttatttcttttctttcctacaAACAAGAGAATCGGTCACCCCACGTTTACATTCACAGGATCAgcaaaaaattcttttccattgGATCATCCAACAACCCAAAAATTGACCGAATATTACCAAAAGTTCTTGATCATAATAGAATTTTCCCGATTCCGAATCTTGCAAAGATGAGCTTGCAATATCTTCTTCCCACGCCTGTCCTTATCAAAAATATATGAATAGATTGCACGAATATACGAAAAATCCACCATCATatcatcaaaaatattaaatcaccaTTCCTCATGAGTTAATTTTCGGTCATCAGAAAATAAAGTTTAGCCCAACTCGTCAAATTAAAACTTAGAACCATCAATTGAAACCCATATGTCACTAGTTCaatgcaataataaaaaataaataaaaaattgttatgcaatctcaaattttatatgcaataaatgattggatcgccaaaattgaggtgtcaacaactaATAACAAGACTGCTTCAACTCCCATTGAGACTAATTCCAAAGTTAACAACAAAGATGGGACTCTTCTTCCAAATCCTACTCTCTATAGATAGCTAATTGGTAGTCTTGTATATCTCATTATGACTTGTCTAGACATAGCCTACGCCATTCACATTGTTAGTCGGTTCATGATTGCACCGCGAACCACTCATTTTGCTACCGTTCTTCGCATTCTTCACTATGTTAAGGGTACCTTATGAAAATGGTCTTCACTTCTTTGCTCAATCTAACCTTGGAGTTGAAGGCTTACTATGATGTTGATAAAGCTTGAGAGCCTCTTGATTGTTGCTTCACCACTAGCTATTGCTTCTTTTTAGGTAACTCACTGATCTCATCGTGTAGTAAGAAATATATTATTGTTGCTCGATCAAGTATAGAAGTAGAATATCATGTTCTTGCTAATACAACGGTAGAATTATTACGGTTTCAATGGTTATTATAGGACATAAGCATCATCTGTCATAACAGTGGAACAAGACTTTATTGTGACAATCAAAGTGCTATTCAAGTAGCACATAATGATGTTTTTTTATGAATGCACCAAGCATATTAAGATAGATTATAATTTTATACATTTTCACATGCATCAAGGCACCATTCATCTTATCTCCACTTCATTGGTTAATAAAACTGCAGACGTATTTACGGAGGCACATCCACTAGGACATTTCCAAGATCTCTTCTCCAAACTCCACTTGACTTCTTCCATGTCACATTAAGTTTGAGGGGACATgtaagaaatatattatgaTATCTGTATGATTTTGAATATTCTTCTGAATATTATTTTGATTCCAAGTTTTATTCTAAGTATTTTTCTTATTACAATATCCATCTGATTCTAAGTATCTCTCAGATTATAGTCTCATTATTATGATTTATTGTAAAATTATGTTACTATAAATAGTCATTCtataaagcttataaataagtTCATGTATAGGTCAAtagaatatattgaaaatttcacaattttattttctattttacacTTATCAAAAAGTATGGACGATcctgagaaaaggaaaaagttaatttccattcggcttttgaaaagatttgagtTGGAACTGGCCTAGTGGCCTTGATGGACGACGACGATATGGAAAAATTGAAGCAATAATCGAAAATCACAAGCTGGGTGCTCAGCATACTAGACTCTAGCAAAAACTGCAAGACAGATTGGGCTTGTCCGACTTTTTGGTACAGAGAACCAAACGTGCTTGCTCTAGTGAATGAGACTTTTATGGACTCATGTAGCTAAGGGCACGCATGACAACgtttcaatttctctatttctctatttctctattctccggaacagatttggaacagaaatccgtttggtaatgtaattttaatttttttatttctagaacaaatttctattccataaatagatttggactaaaaatcaaaagttaaaatttttagcttttttattttggaaagaaataagaaatcaaaattttctttatcattcACTCTCGTCATCGCCCACCTGTCGCTCGTGGGATGCCAAACGTCTATCGCCGGTCGCCAGCCGCCTGCCACCGGCCCCAACCATCAGCTGCTCGCCACCAACCATCAACCACGAAACGCCAGCCATCAACTGCCGGACTCTAGCTGCTCGTCACCAATCGCCGGCCACTGAATGTTGGACGCTCGTCAATTGTTGGCCACTCATCACCAACCACCGAACACCGGAGGCCTATCGCCGACCATTGAACATCCCCCGTCGACTGCCCATCAGTCACCACTGGCCATCGGATGTCGACCATCGAACTTCGGCCATTGGCCACCCGCCACCAACCGCCAATCACCAACCACCGGACTCTAACCGTTGGCCACCTGCCACCGGCCGCCAGACTCCGACTTGGCCACCCGCCATCAACCATCGAACTTCGACCGTTGGCCACCCACTGCTAGTCGCCAGTCGCCAACCTTCAAACGTTAGATGCCGGACACAGACTTCGGACGTTGGCCATCGAACGCTAGACTTCGACTACCCACCGTTGATCACCGATCGCCAAACGTTGGACTTCGACCACCCACCATCAATCATCGATCGCCGGACATCAAACTCCAGCCACCGAATGCCGGCGGTCGCcgctcctagaaatagaaattttattctcttatcaaacgaatttttactctagaaatagaaattttgaatcattatcaaacacatttctttATTGAGAAAGTCGTCcatggaaatttatttttattccataaattttgTTATGCGCACCCTAAAAAGGCATAGCAACTGGAGCTACTGAGTCATACAGCCAAGAAGGATAGTTAACTTTAGTCAATTTTTAGAACATGATTGGAGTGAACTAAGTCACTAGGACCATATCATTAGTCTTAGTTGCGGACTTCCAAAGCAATCAGCAGAATCAAAAGACATCTAGGTCAACAGAATGTGATTTGTTTGCTGATGAAATCAATGCAAACCCTTCTCATGGAAAACTCTATAAATCAATGTTAGCAGCTCCTTcgtgataaaaataaaatgttggCAGTTCCTTGTATTATGGACAACATAGTTTCCCTCATCAGTATTTTCTGCTATGACCGGCAACATATGGTGGTCCATGTATGTTGTTACACTTGCTTGGTGCATAGCCAATTGCAAATATTTGCTGCCATATCGGTTCACCAACATATACCCAACCCAACATTTGTTTGATCACTTATTGACATCTTTGAAATAAGACGCTGGGATGTCTGGAGGAGAAGGCATGACCGCTACCCATTTAAACTGAAAATGGTTGGATATGTTTGTTAGCCACCGATTTCCATAGCAATGATCACGGGTTCATCAATATATCCAGATATTAGATGATGCAAATACCTTGTGTTGCTTGTATTTTTCTCGTACAGCTTGTAAGGAGCCTCCTCTTCTCCCCAGGTACAAGTCGTGTATGATCTGAACGCTCTCTTTCAAGTCCTTCATTGTGTACCCTGAATACCTCTGTAGGCTTGAAGTCTGAAAAGTAGGATGATCTTCATAATAGACTGAGAGTAACAATCGAATGTTATCGATTATAAGCATCATCATAAAGTAGGCTCTTACCCAGGGGTGAGTGTTTGGTTGCACGATAAATCTTGCTAAAAACGTGACAGATGCAGCAACAACAGATGGCAAGAATTTCACGCAGGCGTAATCCAACAAACTTAGCTCGGCAAGGTAGTAGCCCAAGAACTCCAGTTTCAAATTCGTAGTCTGCAAGTTCTGATGTGTAGTTAGCCAAATGGACAAACTTAAGATAAGCAAAAAACGGTTACCTTGTGACCTTCTTGAGCAACTGTGCTGAATCTTCTGCAAAACGGAAGGATAGAAATGGTCAGCGTAGGTCGAATTTAAACTCCACACTAACTAAAATAGGATATTACAGAGGAGATAATCCCATTTGATAAAAACAGGTAGGTGACTTCATGCCTTAGGAATGTCCTTATTGTGGGATTGCCCAATTCAAAGTCCAGAGCCTTCAATATATCCTCCTCCATCTGAACCACCTTAaaatcaggaaaagaaaaatgccaattCACTACTTTATATAGCATCTTCGAATGGGCTAGATGCATCAACcgatataaaaataataatggtgTGATAATGAAGTGAGATTGTACCTCTTCTTTAGTATAACTGTCGTCTGTCATGTAACGGAAATCTTCTATATGAGGAGGCTTGACTTCCTCGTACTTTCTACTCATCAGAACAGAGAACCAAACAAGGATGACAGCAAATCAGCACCGCGTCAATGGTAAGGCACAAAATATCAAACCAGAAGGTAGAAGCCGGGGCTAGCTGCTACTACTTACGACTTACGAGGAAATGAGCATCGCGGAAACACCAAGCAGCCTAAGCTTTTGACTAGACAAAGCATTCGAAGATAAGAACCTATCGATGTAAGAGATGGAGCGATAGAGTGTCCGGAAAAAGCTGGTACTTCTCGGCAACCCCCACCATCCAGTCCACCAAAATCCCTCTCATATTGGGACTCATATCATTCTGAACTTTCTCAATGTAATCAGGCAATGGTCTCCTCTTCAGCTCCATCTGCATCAAGCAACACACCCAAATGACCCCCAAATCCAAACTGCTCAAaaagcttttgcatttttcccaTTTCCACTATCAAATTGAATCCAAGCTAAATGCCGAGCAGGCAGCTTCACACTAACTAGCGTACTATATTTCATTGTCGGGTTGGTACCAAAGTAAGTGAACATCGATGTATGTAAGCTCATGTGCAATTCCCTAAAAAAGCTTAGgcatttatcattttatttttagcctGGAAAACAAGATCACAGTGACTGATGTTTTCTGTGTGATAGGTTTTCTGGGCAATTTCATCCATCCAAAGTCCAACTCTTCGAAACCCATCTAATCGTTTGGACAATGCAATGACCCAGTTGTGGGGCAAGGAGCGATGAAACCGGGTCAGTCAGTTGCGCGAAAGACACGCTCCCGCAACGTCAAAAGAAAAGCTTCAGGTCCAGTCATTCAGATCATCAGATTGACTCATTTTCTTCGCAAGAAAGCTCACCTTAgtcaagaaaaacaagaaaaagaccgataaataaataaataaaaatggcaCCGACTTCCATGTTGCGAAGGTAGCGAAAGATGTCGGGACCGTAAGCTCCGCACGTCGGCGGATCAACTCCGCGGTCGCCACCCTCCTCTGCCGCCGTCGAAGGAGCGGATGCCGCGGCCGTTGACTCGCCGACGACCTTGACTTTGGTCTTCTTCGcggtgccgccgccgccgcccttcGCCGGCACGGCGGTCGGATTGGGTAAATTGGTGATATCTCCAAGCGCCGCCCTCTTCCTGCTCGCCGCCGCTGGCTCCTGCTCAGAGTCGGCCGTCGCATCGGCCGCTCTCTTCTTCGCCGCCGGGGTACGCCCGCTCTCCGCCATCGCGGCTTTGTCTCCTCGCCCGCCCTTCAGCTTCTGTGTACGTGTGTGCGTGCacgtgaaagagagagagagaatgaaaaggaaggaagaaatgCGCCATTTGTGGGTTTGAATGTCGGGTTTTGCCGCCTGAGCCATCACGAGACAGCGTTTTGgcttaaaaaaaagaacagaagcaaatgtttttttttccacagaaaaaagttcaagatattaattaaatgagTTAATACAACAAATAACTCTAAATCAGTtctgacaaatttatcctaaattaatttttattattatttactcttcgttagtttccattaaattttactatcaaattactaaacTAGATAACACATAATGAGATGACGAGTgtactaatttaagattttacctTTTatccaatttctaatttttcatagtattaaccaACTTAATGGAAACTGGCagttaaaataaatttgtcataaacgtattaattttgggtttttagtGATCGgaaattagttttgaataaatgtatcaatttgaaatttttgataataaaaaaataatttaaagtaaatttgtcatagtgTACCTATTTaggtttttgtggtattaaatCTAGTTAAAACTTTgacatattataaaaatttattagtcatttcaaaaacaaaaacaaaaaatatgtaTCACAAAGTTAGAAATAGGtaggaaatgaaaagaaaatgccatgttaaatggaaaattgaaaaaattaaagggAGTTTCAGCCAGGCGTATTCTTGTCTAgatcattttcccttttcttttcctgtacAAGTTTCTCATGAAATTCATCGATCTCAATGATCAGATCATTCAAATAGCAAGTTTCTCACTCaaactgaaaataaaatgatcACTTCTTTGTCCCCCTGAATTTAAGTATTTCCCACctattttattaataaacaatACTAAATAACCATAAAATATGCATTCCATCGTGTAATATACATATATTCATATCACATGCAACTataattgataaattttgtgtaatAAGAAATTGTATAAAGTATATGATAACCGATAActttattgttttatttgtGGAACTTTGTAACTTGCGCTTCCAACATAGGTTTTAAAACATGGTAAACATCTTCTTTTAATTATCCTCAACCCGTCATGATATTTTGTAAGAGCGATAATTTTGTGCCGAATATATAATAAATAGTCTCAAGTTTGTAAAAGCGAGTATTTATTCAAAACTCGTGTATTGTAAATCTTCTATTAGAAATCTATGGAGTCTCAATTATTAgattaaaaaacttaaatcaGTCAATCTTAAAATCTAAATCTTACAATAATTAGAAACTAGGCATTAGATAGTGGTTTTAAGACATGATAAACATCCTCTTTTAGTATCCTCAACCCGCCATAATATTTTGTAATAGCAATAATTTTGTATCAATCATATAATGAATAGTCTCAAGTTTGTAAAAGCAACCGTTTATTCGAAACTCGTGTATTGTAAATCTTCTATTAAAAAACTATGGAGTCTTAAGTATTAGATTGAAAAACTTAAAACCAGTAAATCTTAAAAATCTAAATCTAATCATTATTAAAGGGCGGCACTATTTCCATCCCTATTTTGGCTAAGACACTCCTTTTTTCCAATTAACTTACCAAAGCACCCTCCCTTTCTCTTGtatttattatttccttttttgtcaaGTTAACCCACAAAACTACCTTTATTTCTATCATCTCTCTTATATTATTAGTTTCACAAtataattctcaaattaaacCTGACAATATCATGCATCCTATTATCACTTTGCTTAGAGAAAGttgttaaatttaatttatgatcTCATAAATCACAAAAGCTACACAGGAGATTAGAAATTTCTAGATATAACGAACATATAATTAATTGacttttttaaaatagtttgaaGGGAACTTTATCTTGAAGttggaaattaaaattcattCTAATTATCTAACAGATTTTTGACATTGTTAGTGTTTTTCCATAataaatttttaggtttttaaaGCTAAACATCATTGTTTTGTGCATATATTAAATATGGAGGTAGAAAATTTATATACACATTCAAGCTctaatcaaatttttcaaaggaaagttttaagcatattttaaagttttgatCCACTTGATATGAGATTGAATTTACAATCGATATTAATTACTTTCTTCATAGTATGAGTATAAGAGCAAgaagtttctttctttctttctttctttttccattatgTGCTCGTCTTTTGCTAATATTTAGGCTTCGTTAGTTTCACAGGAAAcaacttccaaaaaaaaaaaaaaatccgagaTTTTCTGGCattcattttatggaaaatgaattggttgggaaaacatttttcatcagTAGAAAAATGTCTTctaaaatagaggaaaatgttttccactttttgagataatgaaaacattttcctcactttttcaagataaggaaaacgttttccttatcttgaaaagtgaaaaacattttccccactcactttttttcttatctCACACCCATGTTAAtctttccatctttctttttatttcaattttttaaaaattgaatttttaattgtttctttctttctttctttctttcttttttgtacttttgtctTGGCCAATCGCCGGCCACAACAACTGTTGATGACTAGCTACAAGTGAGCCTCCAACTCAAGGCTTACCCAATCGGCAATGAGTTGGAGCCTTAGCTCGCCGCTTGCTCGATTCGTAGTGAGCCAGGAGAGCAATGAGCTAAGGCTCAAGTTTGCCGCTCACTTGGCTTGTTGGCGTTGGgggagcttgagctcgcctttAGCAAGTCATCAACCATCGCCATGGCCAACAACTTgccgaagaaaaagaagacaaaaagaaagaaaagaaaagaaaaggaaaatttaaaaatcgattttaaaaatggattttaaaataataataaaaattattcaaaaagagTGCATGGAGAAAAGAATTTCCTTCTtgaacaacggaaaatatttttgctcCATTTTTAGGTTTGAGCCAAACACcataaaataactatatttttctaaaagatagcttattgaaaaacattttcaagaaacgccacattttccacaaaatgaaCAGAGCCTTAGATATGATTTAAATATAATTACGTTTGACATTTAATCATGCTTcgacaaattc
The window above is part of the Eucalyptus grandis isolate ANBG69807.140 chromosome 6, ASM1654582v1, whole genome shotgun sequence genome. Proteins encoded here:
- the LOC104449286 gene encoding LOW QUALITY PROTEIN: putative cyclin-A3-1 (The sequence of the model RefSeq protein was modified relative to this genomic sequence to represent the inferred CDS: inserted 2 bases in 1 codon) — encoded protein: MAESGRTPAAKKRAADATADSEQEPAAASRKRAALGDITNLPNPTAVPAKGGGGGTAKKTKVKVVGESTAAASAPSTAAEEGGDRGVDPPTCGAYGPDIFRYLRNMEMELKRRPLPDYIEKVQNDMSPNMRGILVDWMVGVAEKYQLFPDTXYRSISYIDRFLSSNALSSQKLRLLGVSAMLISSKYEEVKPPHIEDFRYMTDDSYTKEEVVQMEEDILKALDFELGNPTIRTFLRRFSTVAQEGHKNLQTTNLKLEFLGYYLAELSLLDYACVKFLPSVVAASVTFLARFIVQPNTHPWTSSLQRYSGYTMKDLKESVQIIHDLYLGRRGGSLQAVREKYKQHKFKWVAVMPSPPDIPASYFKDVNK